The genomic interval GGCGGCAACAGACGTCCCACCTCAAGGATCAATTCATGTATTTTGCCAGCGACAACTGGGCCGGAGCCTCCGAGCCTATTATGAACGCGTTGATGCGCCACAAGGATGGTTACGAGCCCGCCTATGGCGATGGCCCCATCTGCGAATCCATCGAGCAGCGTTTTCAGGAAATTTTCGAAACAGACTGTTCGGTCTTTGTTGTAGGTACGGGTACTGCCGCGAACGCATTGGCGCTTTCCGCCCTCACAGGCCCGGCCGGAACAGTCTTCTGCCACAAGGAAGCCCACATCCGTGTTGATGAATGCGGCGCACCGGAATTCCTCACCTCAGGCGCCCGCATGTGGGGACTGGATGGCAAGCATGGCAAACTGAGCAAAGAAGCGTTGCAAATCGGCTTTCAGGAAGTCCCCCATGGCGTGGTGCATCATGGTCAACCAAGCGCGATTTCCCTCACTCAAGCCACAGAGATTGGCACGCTTTATAGCGTCGAGGAAATCACCCAGCTCTCCGCACAGGCCAAGGATAACGGCCTTGCCGTGCATATGGATGGCGCCCGCTTTGCCAATGCCCTCGTTACTCTGGGTGTAACCCCTGCAGAGATGACATGGAAAGCCGGTGTCGACGTGCTCTCCTTTGGCGCCACCAAGAATGGCGCATGGTGCGCGGAAGCCGTGGTCTTCTTCAATAAAGACTATGCCAAGGATTTCATCTATCGCCGCAAACGCGCCGGCCAGCTCTTCTCGAAAATGCGCTTTGCAGCCGCCCAGTTTGAAGGGTATTTCGAAAATGACCATTGGCTGGACAATGCCCACCATTCCAACGCCATGGCAGCAAGGCTGGTCAAAGGACTTGAGGCTATGGATCACACCCGCGTCGCCTGGCCGAGCGGATCCAATGAAGTCTTTGCCATCGTTCCCAAACAGGCCGCTCAGAAAGCAACGGCTGCGGGTGCTGTTTTCTATGATTGGCCAAGCTTCGGCCTTGATCCGGAAGAATGCCCGGGCGAGGATGAAGTCCTGTTGCGCCTGGTCAGCTCTTTCTCGACCACAACAGAAGAAGTCGACCAGTTCCTTGACTGCCTGAAATAAGCAGGGCTCAGATTAGCCAGCAAAAAGCCAAAATCAAAAAAGCGCTCGACCGGATGGAAGAGCGCTTTTTCTGTGAGAGTGACTGCCGGAAGCGGCATGAAATTGGGCTCCTTCCGACAATCGATCTTGAGACGAAGAAGCGTGGGCGGCCCAATTAAGGGCCACCGGTCGCGCCCGACCTTTAGAAGCCGGGTGACATTCTGTCGGAAATTAGTGCTTGGAGCCTTCAATGACTGTTGGGTCATTATCGCTATCAGACGAGCGAATCTCGATCTGGCGCGGTTTCATGGCTTCAGGGATTTCACGTTTGAGGTCGATGTGAAGCAGACCATGCTCCATACTTGCCCCTTCAACCTGCATATAGTCGGCGAGCTGGAACTGACGTTCAAAGGCACGCGAGGCAATGCCACGGTGCAGATAGTCCTTTTCCTTCTCGTCTTCCTCGATAACTTTCTCACCGGTTACCTTGAGCGCATTCTCTTTCACTTCAATGGAAAGATCCTTCTCGGAGAAACCGGCAACAGCCATCGAAATACGATAGGAATTCTCAGCCAGACGTTCGATGTTGTAAGGTGGATAGGATGGAGTGCTACTGTCCGGGCCAGTTACGGTGTCCAGCATGGAGAAGAGCTTGTCAAAGCCAACAGTAGAGCGATAGAGCGGAGTAAGATCGTAGTGACGCATAATAAAGTCCTCCTTTGAGCGACAAAAATTGCGTTATTTCGCTACTCCTTCCCCCTTCTCAAGGCGGGAAGGAAATGAAGCCGGAGCCGTTTTGGCCTCCGACACTATTCGATATGGAAATGCCTCAAATGCATTTCAAGACCCCCATAAAATTTTTTGAAAATGGCAGGATTGTACCGATTAAGCCCCCCTGCCTCAAAGCTGCCATGTTGCTGAATTCGACATGAACAGGCCTTTCCGAATGGGTTCAGGAAGCCTTTGCTACCTTGTTTTCATAACAACGACGGCACAGACCGAACCGAACAG from uncultured Cohaesibacter sp. carries:
- a CDS encoding low specificity L-threonine aldolase yields the protein MYFASDNWAGASEPIMNALMRHKDGYEPAYGDGPICESIEQRFQEIFETDCSVFVVGTGTAANALALSALTGPAGTVFCHKEAHIRVDECGAPEFLTSGARMWGLDGKHGKLSKEALQIGFQEVPHGVVHHGQPSAISLTQATEIGTLYSVEEITQLSAQAKDNGLAVHMDGARFANALVTLGVTPAEMTWKAGVDVLSFGATKNGAWCAEAVVFFNKDYAKDFIYRRKRAGQLFSKMRFAAAQFEGYFENDHWLDNAHHSNAMAARLVKGLEAMDHTRVAWPSGSNEVFAIVPKQAAQKATAAGAVFYDWPSFGLDPEECPGEDEVLLRLVSSFSTTTEEVDQFLDCLK
- a CDS encoding Hsp20 family protein, producing the protein MRHYDLTPLYRSTVGFDKLFSMLDTVTGPDSSTPSYPPYNIERLAENSYRISMAVAGFSEKDLSIEVKENALKVTGEKVIEEDEKEKDYLHRGIASRAFERQFQLADYMQVEGASMEHGLLHIDLKREIPEAMKPRQIEIRSSDSDNDPTVIEGSKH